Within the Longimicrobium sp. genome, the region ACCGCGGCGCCAGGCGGCAGCGCTCCATATCTGGTTCTCGGCGGAACGGGCATGGTTCCGTTGCACGATGATGAAGACGCAGGCGTTCTGGAAACGGCAGTCGTGGGCCGAGCGGACATAGTCGCAACCGGCAATTTCGCGGATTTTCTGAATTACCGAACGCAGATCGTGAAACCGGGGCGCATCGCGATCCACCGCACGACGGACCACGAGGTGATCATCGCCCACTTCGCCGAGGTTGCGGCGTGGATCAGGACAGGGGAGATCACATTTGGCTGAGGGCGAATCGAAGTTGCGCGAACGGCGGCGGACCCGGATGGGATCCGCCGCCGTTCGCAGCTCCCGCCGACAATTCGGCTACTGCTTCTGCACGATGATCTCGATGCGGCGGTTCTTCGCGCGGTTGGCGGGGGTGTCGTTGGGGAAGGCGGGCCGCGTCTTCCCGTAGCCGTGCGCCTCCAGGCGCGCCGCGGGAACGCCGTGCTGCACCAGCCACTGCACCACCGACTGCGCCCTCGCCTCCGACAGGCGCTGGTTGTCCGCGTCGCCGCCCACGTTGTCGGTGTGGCCCTCCACCGTCACCTTCGCGTCCGGATACGGCGCGATCATCGAGGTACGCAGCTCCTCCAGCGCGGCCAGCGCCTGCGGCTTCAGCACGGAGCTGTTGGTGTCGAACAGCACGTTGCCGCCCAGCTGCGCCACCAGCCGGTTCCCCTCGTCGCGGAAGGTGGCGGCGCCGTAGCGCGCGAAGTCCATCGGCTGGTAGTCCTCGCCGCCCTGGGCGATCTCCAGCACCAGCGCCACCTGCACGCGCGGCCCCTGGAAGTACTGCACCTCGATCGAGTGCACGCCCTCGGCGAGCTGCACCGAGTCTTCCACCGCGCCGGGCCCGTGCACGCCGTCGTTGTCGATCACCTGCCGCCCGTCGATGATCAGCCGCGACCCATCGTCCGACGTGAGCCGGAAGCGGTACGTCCCCGCCTCGGGCGCCACGACCGCCCCCCGGTAGTCGATGGCGAACCACTCGAACCGGTCCGTAACCCCGGGAAAGCCCACCTCGAAGCTCTGGTCCGGCACGTTCAGCGTGGTGGTGGAGATGGTTCCCACCGGGCGCAGCCGCGAGAAGTCGGGGAGGTGGTCCGTGCCTTCGTCCAGGTAGTAGATCTGCCCCTTCAGCGCGAACGGCGTGTTCCCCGCGGTCCCGAAGGCGTGCGGGTTGTCCTGCGCGGCGAGCGCCGAGGCGGCCAGCGCGGTGAGGACCGCGGCGGCGAGCGGGGAGCGAAGTCTCATGGATCGTCTTGTGGAGGAAGATGGAAGCGATGCGTGCGAGCCGGAACGGATGGGGATTACAGGATGCGGCCGGGCCTCCCCATCGGCAAGTGGCCGCGCCGTCGGTAACGGGTGGAGACGGAGTGGAGGTCCTTTCCGGATGATGCGTCCCGGGTTCGTCCACCTTGGCCTCCGTGCGCTCCGGACCCCTTCACGCACAACCCGCCACATTGCGCCAGCGCGGGAAAGGTTCGCCGCGATGGACCCGCCGGGCCGCGAAACCGGGCCCCCGGTGCAGCGGAAGGAAGGTTGGGAGCGGACTTGCGTGGTTTTCATCCGTTCCCGAACTTTGATCTTAAGGCCGGTCGGTAGCGGCGTCGTGGCCGTTTGAGGTGCGATCCGAATGCGCCTCACGTTACCCGAAGCAGGTGGGCGCTTTCCCGGCCGGGGAGGGTAAGAGTATGGCGCGGCAGGGGGTTGCGGCTTATCATACCGTACAATTTCAAATCCTGCGGTCCGGGACCCTCCCCTCAAAACCTGCTGCACGTCCGGAGCCTCGCCCGATGCGACCCAAGCGACTCACTCCGCCGGTCCGGCGCACCGCACGCCGCTGGCGCACTCCGCCCGCCATCACCACGGGAGCCGAGAACTTCGAAGGGATGGCGGTGCTGGACGAGATCGGCGGCCCGCTGGGGTTCCTCCTGTGGCAGGCGGCGCGCGACGTGGTGCTGTGGGCCGGCTTCACCCCCGAGGAGCGCGTGGGGCTGTTCGAGCCGGGCGCCGACGCGCTGCTGCACGGGCTGATCCGCTCGGCCGGGGTGGAGGTGCAGCTCGAGAGCCCGCTGATGACCATCGTGCGCATGGTGGGCGGGCCGGACACGGCGCGCGCCGAAACGGTGGAGCTGGCCTGCCAGCACATCGCGCACTGGGCCGACGGGCACGGCTACACGGCCGCGGCCATCGCCTACGCGCAGGCGGCGGCGCTCACGGTGCCGTACGACGCGGGCGCGGCGTACGCCGTGGGGCGCGTGGCCCGGCGGCGCGCCGAGTACGCGCGGGCCGAGACCTGGTTCCGCCGCGCCATCGCCCTGGCGCGCCAGAGCGGCGACTGGACCAGCTACGCGCTGGCCTTCTCCGGGCTGGGCAACCTGTACATGCAGCGCGGCAACTACCCGTCGGCGCGGCGGTTCCACGTGCGTGCGCTGCGCGCGGCGCGGCGGCATTCGCTGCGCGCCATCCAGGGCTCGGCGCTGCACGACCTGTTCGTCATCGCCGCCGCGGGGAACCACAAGGAAGACGCCGAGCGCTACGCCCGCGGCGCCTTCGAGAGCTACGGCCCCGAGCACCCGCGCCTTCCCGCGCTGGCCAACGACATCGCCTACTTCTGGGTGGAGCGCGGCCACTTCGCCCCGGCGCTCACCGTGTTCGAGGCGCTGCTGCCGCACATGACGCGGCACGAGGACCGGCTGGTGGCGCTGGCCAACATCGTGCGCGCGGCGGCCGGTGCCGGCGAGCGGCGGCAGTTCGAGCAGACGTGGGACGAGGTGTGGGACGGGCTGGCGCGCGACGACGGCACCGAGAACGCCGCGCAGGTGCTGCTGGAGCTGGCCCACGGCGCCGCCCAGCTGGGCGAGTTCGAGCGGGCGGAGCGTGCCGCCGAGCGCGCGGTGAAGACGGCGCGCGACCGCGGCCAGGCCCGCACGCTGCTGGGCGCCGAGTCGGTGCTGGACTCGGTGCGACGCGGCCGGGGCGCGCGCGGCCGCGCCGCCGCCGAGGCCCCGCGCCCCGAGGCGCCGCAGGAGACGGAGATGTTCGCGACCGACCTGGTGCGCTCGCTGAACGCATCGCTGGTCACGCGGTAGCCCCACCGCCGGCGCGGACCGCGAGCGGTCCGCGCCGGCCTTATCCAAACGCAGGCAGGGCGGCATCTTGCGCCCATCGGGCGGTACCGAAAGACACACCCCCGCGCCTGCAGAGACACTCAACCTGGTAGATCCGGTCATGAAGATCGCCGCACGCCCGCTTCTGGTCCTGCACGGCAACGAGGAGTTCCGCGAGCGCGTCCGCAGGGTCGCGGGCAAGGAGTACACCTTCCAGACGGTGCCCGACTGGCCGTCGCTGGAAGAGGCGGTGCGCGACAGCCCGCCCTCGGCGCTGGTGGTGGTGAACCCGTACGAGGACGGCAACGGGCGCGTGGGCCCCTCGCCGGCGCTGCGCTCGCTGCTGGTGGAGTTCCCGTCGACCGCCGTGTTCGCCGCGCTGGAGGTGAAGCCCGACCGCATCGACGACCTGCGCACGCTGGGGAAGTGGGGCGTGGTGCAGGTGATCTCCATCGGCCACGACGACACGCCGCAGGCCATGGTGCAGCGCTTCCGCCAGAGCCAGGGGCGGCCGCTGAAGGCGCTGCTGGAGAACACCCTGCCGCCCGACACCCCGGGGCGCGCCCGCGCCATCGTGGACGCGGCCGCCGAGGTGGTGGCGGTGGGCGGGCACGGGCGCGACCTGGCGCGCTCGCTCCAGCTCTCGCGCCGCACGCTGCTGCGCTGGTGCGAGCGCGCGGAGCTGCCGCCCCCGCGCAAGCTGCTGGCGTGGATGCGCATCCTCCTGGCCTGCGAGCTGCTGGACGACCCGGGCCGCACGGTGCTCTCCGTGGCCCACGCCTGCGGCTACTCGTCGGACAGCGGGCTGCGGCGCGTGACGCAGAAGTTCGTGGGCAGCAGCCCCACGGAGCTGCGCCGCCGCGGCGCCTTCGCCCGCGCCAGCAAGGTGTTCCTGGAGGCGCTCTCCAAGTACCGCACCCAGCAGGCGTTCTGACCCGCTGGCGCCGATCGGCCGATCACGTGAGAAAACCCCGCCGGGCGCGCTGCCCGGCGGGGTTTCTGCTTGCGCCTTCGCGTGTCCTGACGGCCTACCCGACGCGTTGCGCGAGGAGCTGGCGGATCTGCTGCGCCGTCTCCGCGGGCACTCCCGTCTCCGCCGCAAATCTCGGCCACTGGCGCACCACATCGCGCACCCGCTCGATGATCGCGCGCGCTTTCCGCGCGTCCACTTCGCAGCGCTCGGCCACGCGCAGCATGTCGCGGTCGCCGGGGCGCGCCGCCTCGCCCGCAACGTCCATCGTGTGCTGCCGTCCGGGACCTTCGGAAAACGTCAGGTCGTAGGCCGGCGCGAGCGTCCATTTCCCATCCGTCCCCATCAGGAACGAGGTGTTCTTCACGTGATCGTCGCGATTGTGCGCGACCACGTTGAACGCCATCCGCCGATACGCCTCCTCCAGCGCGCGATGGTCGCGGGTCAGCACGAAGGTCGTGCGCAGGAAACCCTCGTAGTCCATCGACGCGACGCGGTGGCTCGCGTGCCAGAGCCCGCCCAGGCTGTGCATGTGCAGCCGCGCGTTGCCGCGGCGGTCGAACCGCTCCGCCGCGAAGTATCGTCCGCCATCCTCCGTCTCGAACAGCCGCGTTGGGGGGACGTTCAGCCCGGCCTCCGCCGCCATCCGCGCGTACGCGGCCTCGACGGCGCCCAGGTGCGGGCCGTCCTCTCCGGCGGAGAACTTCACCAGGAAGTGGCGATAGCCTTCGGGTAGCTCCGACGTCCCGGCGATCATCCGGCCATCGTCGCGCACCCCGACCAGCACCTTCGGCCGCGCGCCGCCCGGCGATCCGCCCGCGATGCGGAGCGCGGGGAGCACGTCGTCCGCGCTTCCCTCCAGCACCCGCTCGGCTTCGGCCGCGAGGGTCGCGAGATCGACCTCGAGCGGCCCCGAATCGGGGTCGGGCGTCGGTGGATGGTACGCCAGCGCGCCCATCCCGCGCGTCCCGATGTACGCCAGGCGATCCAGCACCGAAATGCCGGCGAGGCTGCGCCCCGGCTTCCGGAACGCGCGGTCCATCAGCAGGCGTCCCCAGCTGTCCGGCAGCGAATCGTCGAACACGCCGAAGACGGGGCCGAACTCGCGGTCCGCGTGGTCGAAGAGTCCGGGCTTCACCGGGAGCTTGAACGGGGAGATGGGGAGCGGGTCCGCGAGGAACGCCGGGGTGTATTCGAAGTAGATCCCGCGGCCCTCCTCGGCCAGCGTGCCGACGGTCGTCTGCCGCGCTCCCCAGAGCCGAACCTCAAGAGTCCGCACGTTTCCGCCTTCCTCGCTTGCGGGAGGGCTGCGTTCGCTCGGCGAGCTCCGCCAGGGATCGTGCGGGCGGCAGCGCGAACAGGTCGTCGAAGCCCGCGCCCGCATCCAGGAGCACGGCGATCCTGAGCAGCCGCTCCAGCGCGATGCGGCCGGTGTGCTCGAAGCGCCGGTAGGTCGCGAGCGTCAGCCCCGCCCGCTCGGCCATCTCCTGCTGCGTCCACCCGCGCTGCAGCCGGAGCGCGCGCACCCGGCCCGCCAGCGCCCG harbors:
- a CDS encoding OmpA family protein, with the protein product MRLRSPLAAAVLTALAASALAAQDNPHAFGTAGNTPFALKGQIYYLDEGTDHLPDFSRLRPVGTISTTTLNVPDQSFEVGFPGVTDRFEWFAIDYRGAVVAPEAGTYRFRLTSDDGSRLIIDGRQVIDNDGVHGPGAVEDSVQLAEGVHSIEVQYFQGPRVQVALVLEIAQGGEDYQPMDFARYGAATFRDEGNRLVAQLGGNVLFDTNSSVLKPQALAALEELRTSMIAPYPDAKVTVEGHTDNVGGDADNQRLSEARAQSVVQWLVQHGVPAARLEAHGYGKTRPAFPNDTPANRAKNRRIEIIVQKQ
- a CDS encoding tetratricopeptide repeat protein; this encodes MRPKRLTPPVRRTARRWRTPPAITTGAENFEGMAVLDEIGGPLGFLLWQAARDVVLWAGFTPEERVGLFEPGADALLHGLIRSAGVEVQLESPLMTIVRMVGGPDTARAETVELACQHIAHWADGHGYTAAAIAYAQAAALTVPYDAGAAYAVGRVARRRAEYARAETWFRRAIALARQSGDWTSYALAFSGLGNLYMQRGNYPSARRFHVRALRAARRHSLRAIQGSALHDLFVIAAAGNHKEDAERYARGAFESYGPEHPRLPALANDIAYFWVERGHFAPALTVFEALLPHMTRHEDRLVALANIVRAAAGAGERRQFEQTWDEVWDGLARDDGTENAAQVLLELAHGAAQLGEFERAERAAERAVKTARDRGQARTLLGAESVLDSVRRGRGARGRAAAEAPRPEAPQETEMFATDLVRSLNASLVTR
- a CDS encoding helix-turn-helix domain-containing protein, which codes for MKIAARPLLVLHGNEEFRERVRRVAGKEYTFQTVPDWPSLEEAVRDSPPSALVVVNPYEDGNGRVGPSPALRSLLVEFPSTAVFAALEVKPDRIDDLRTLGKWGVVQVISIGHDDTPQAMVQRFRQSQGRPLKALLENTLPPDTPGRARAIVDAAAEVVAVGGHGRDLARSLQLSRRTLLRWCERAELPPPRKLLAWMRILLACELLDDPGRTVLSVAHACGYSSDSGLRRVTQKFVGSSPTELRRRGAFARASKVFLEALSKYRTQQAF
- a CDS encoding type II toxin-antitoxin system HipA family toxin; this translates as MRTLEVRLWGARQTTVGTLAEEGRGIYFEYTPAFLADPLPISPFKLPVKPGLFDHADREFGPVFGVFDDSLPDSWGRLLMDRAFRKPGRSLAGISVLDRLAYIGTRGMGALAYHPPTPDPDSGPLEVDLATLAAEAERVLEGSADDVLPALRIAGGSPGGARPKVLVGVRDDGRMIAGTSELPEGYRHFLVKFSAGEDGPHLGAVEAAYARMAAEAGLNVPPTRLFETEDGGRYFAAERFDRRGNARLHMHSLGGLWHASHRVASMDYEGFLRTTFVLTRDHRALEEAYRRMAFNVVAHNRDDHVKNTSFLMGTDGKWTLAPAYDLTFSEGPGRQHTMDVAGEAARPGDRDMLRVAERCEVDARKARAIIERVRDVVRQWPRFAAETGVPAETAQQIRQLLAQRVG
- a CDS encoding helix-turn-helix transcriptional regulator, which gives rise to MLPSELRTPAEVARALAGRVRALRLQRGWTQQEMAERAGLTLATYRRFEHTGRIALERLLRIAVLLDAGAGFDDLFALPPARSLAELAERTQPSRKRGRRKRADS